A region from the Candidatus Thiothrix putei genome encodes:
- a CDS encoding VWA domain-containing protein, which yields MAIDFDKVQFDVGNPEPRCPCVLLLDTSGSMDGQPMHELNTGLQALREALLKDELAMLRIELAIVTFGSSAELIQDFVSADQFIPPVLSAEGYTPMGIAINLALDQLDDRKRVYKANGVSYYRPWVFLITDGAPSDHWKGAAQRVKEAERDKKVAFFSVGVQGADMAVLGQISIREPIQLKGLNFRDMFVWLSASLSSVSRSSPGDTVALPSPQGWGEV from the coding sequence ATGGCGATTGATTTTGATAAAGTCCAGTTTGATGTTGGCAATCCTGAACCCCGTTGCCCGTGTGTGCTGTTGCTGGATACATCCGGCTCAATGGATGGGCAGCCGATGCATGAACTCAATACCGGTTTGCAAGCCCTGCGTGAAGCCTTGCTCAAGGATGAGTTGGCAATGTTACGCATTGAACTGGCGATCGTTACCTTTGGCTCGTCTGCTGAACTCATTCAGGATTTTGTATCGGCTGATCAGTTCATTCCCCCGGTATTGTCCGCAGAAGGTTATACCCCGATGGGGATCGCCATCAATCTGGCGCTGGATCAACTGGATGACCGCAAGCGCGTGTATAAGGCAAATGGCGTTTCTTATTACCGTCCGTGGGTCTTTCTAATCACTGATGGCGCACCCTCCGACCATTGGAAAGGCGCGGCACAGCGGGTAAAAGAGGCAGAGCGCGACAAGAAAGTAGCGTTCTTTTCGGTCGGCGTGCAAGGTGCGGATATGGCGGTATTGGGGCAGATTTCCATTCGTGAGCCGATCCAGTTGAAAGGGCTGAACTTCCGGGACATGTTTGTCTGGTTATCTGCCAGCCTCAGCAGTGTTTCCCGTTCCAGCCCCGGCGACACCGTTGCGTTGCCATCCCCGCAAGGGTGGGGGGAAGTATGA
- a CDS encoding SPFH domain-containing protein, which produces MYSNFLILIFIGLTLWLVFGRFFHAIPEGSVGIVTVFGRLRRILLPGLSITAPWESVSKLSVQSRAVDLEFKAITLDQANVHFNCTLLFSVAGSDYANVQRAAFSFANAHELQLSIQRLIEDETRTYTAGKRQAEMIGMDQDVVTRIKLNVDNRLAEWGYRIIDLRYHNLCFDEAVMKSMARVVTAVNEREAAEHEGQALLIRKTKDAEANGAFIYINAEAERTAWKLRGQGMAEFRREVAKGVHDAVDELQEAGLDPNYLLFFMYTEALKHVAENSKAGHTIFLNTHPSMPQDIMSQLSTFHTPPKTA; this is translated from the coding sequence ATGTATAGCAATTTTTTGATATTAATTTTTATTGGCTTGACCTTATGGCTTGTTTTTGGAAGGTTTTTCCACGCCATTCCTGAAGGTTCGGTAGGTATTGTGACAGTCTTTGGGCGCTTGCGGCGTATTTTACTGCCGGGGCTGAGTATAACCGCACCCTGGGAGAGTGTTTCCAAATTGAGTGTGCAATCCCGCGCAGTCGATCTGGAGTTTAAAGCGATTACCCTGGATCAGGCGAATGTGCATTTCAATTGCACCTTGTTGTTCAGTGTGGCGGGGTCGGATTATGCCAATGTGCAACGGGCAGCCTTTTCTTTCGCTAATGCCCATGAATTGCAGTTATCCATTCAGCGTTTGATAGAGGATGAAACCCGTACCTATACTGCGGGTAAACGCCAAGCTGAAATGATTGGCATGGATCAGGATGTCGTGACCCGCATCAAGCTCAATGTGGATAACCGTTTGGCAGAATGGGGCTACCGGATCATTGACTTGCGTTACCACAACCTGTGTTTTGACGAAGCAGTCATGAAGTCAATGGCGCGGGTCGTCACCGCTGTCAACGAGCGCGAAGCGGCTGAACACGAGGGGCAGGCATTGCTGATCCGTAAAACCAAGGATGCCGAAGCCAACGGTGCATTTATCTATATCAATGCCGAAGCCGAGCGCACGGCGTGGAAATTGCGTGGGCAAGGCATGGCTGAATTCCGCCGCGAAGTTGCCAAGGGCGTACACGATGCGGTGGATGAATTACAGGAAGCGGGTTTAGACCCCAATTACCTGCTGTTTTTCATGTACACCGAAGCCTTGAAACACGTCGCGGAAAACTCCAAAGCGGGTCACACCATTTTCCTCAATACCCACCCCTCGATGCCGCAAGACATCATGTCGCAATTGTCCACGTTTCATACCCCCCCTAAAACGGCTTAA